A window of Sulfurimonas gotlandica GD1 contains these coding sequences:
- a CDS encoding YhcH/YjgK/YiaL family protein: MIIDKLENSNMYNFGEAWKIAFDFLSSLTPDSEDMRYNIQGDDIFAIVMSYKTTLPQTAILESHREYVDIQTVIVGRECFECSFRDSLAVDMPYDKSKDLELYKRITTGHTSVNVIPGTFVMLFPHDAHMAGLMIDDKEEVVKKVVVKIKTELLKIV; the protein is encoded by the coding sequence ATGATAATTGACAAGTTAGAAAACTCTAATATGTATAATTTTGGAGAAGCATGGAAAATTGCATTTGATTTTTTGAGTTCATTGACTCCAGATTCAGAAGATATGAGATACAACATACAAGGCGATGATATCTTCGCCATCGTGATGAGCTATAAGACTACACTGCCGCAAACAGCAATACTTGAGTCACATAGAGAGTATGTAGACATTCAGACAGTTATAGTTGGTAGAGAGTGTTTTGAATGCTCTTTTAGAGATTCTCTTGCAGTTGATATGCCATATGATAAATCAAAAGATCTAGAATTGTATAAGCGAATTACCACAGGACATACTAGTGTTAATGTAATTCCTGGAACATTTGTAATGCTATTTCCACATGATGCACATATGGCTGGTTTGATGATTGATGATAAAGAAGAAGTTGTAAAAAAAGTGGTTGTTAAAATTAAAACAGAGCTTTTAAAAATAGTATAA